gaaaaaaaatatatcactaCCCACACATCGACAGCGCCAACGCACAGAACCAGAAAAAGTCTAGCACCGGACCAgccgctaggccaacaaagaAACACGGCCGAGATCGCCCAAATAAAGCCATCTTCACTTGGTGAAAAGCACGTCCATATCCTCCAAGCTCCGGCCCCTCGTCTCCGGCAGCCGCACGTACACGAACACccacgccgccactgccgcgccggCGTACACGAAGAAGCACCCGGCCATGGTGATGCCGCCGGCGACCGAGATGAACGTCATGCTCAGCACGCCGCACGTCACCCGGTTCACCGCCACGCCGACGCCCGCGCCCTGCGCCCGCAGCCGCAGCGGCATGATCTCGCTGCCGTACGACGGCGCCACCGGCCCGAGCCCCGCCGAGAACGCCGCCACGTatgccaccgccgacgccacgcacgccgccgcggacggcgcgccggcgccgacgcagAGCGTCAGCGCCAGCGAGGCCAGCGCCACGGCCATCCCCGCCGCGCTCCACAGCAGCAGCGGGCGCCGGCCGACGCGGTCGGAGAGGAGCGTGGCGACGAGGATGGAGCACGTCTTGACGACGcccacggcgacggtggcggccagCACGGAGGTGTTCGACGCCATGCCGGCCTGCTTGAACACCAGCGGGCTGTAGAGCACGATGACGTCGATGCCGGACGCTTGCTGGAAGAAGTGGAGGGACATCACGTTGGTCATGATCCGCCGCACCGTCGGCGTTGGCCGGACGAGCAGCTGCCTCCagacgccgccggccacgccggcCTGCGCCGCGACGGCCCGCGTGATCTCCTCGAGGCGGAGGTCCGCCTCGGCGGGGGTGTCCGAGGTGCGCGCGAGCACGGCGCGCGCCTCGGCGTCGCGCCCGCGCATGGCGAGCCAGCGGGGCGACTCCGGCATGGCGAGCACGCCCGCGGCGAGGAACACGGGCGGCACGACGCCCGCGGCGAACATGACGCGCCACCCGAGGCGCagcgggaggccggcgagggcgTAGTTGGAGACGTAGCTGAGGAGGATCCCGGCGTTGATGAAAATCTCCGGCAGGGAGGACAGCACCCCGCGCGAGGACGCCGGGGAGATCTCGACGGCGTACACCGgcgccacgacgacggcgaaccCGACGCCGACGCTGGTGACGAAGCGCGCCGCCATGAGCGCCGCGTAGCTGCCGCCAAGCGACATGGCGAGCGCGCCGGCCATGAGCAGCGCGTTCGCCAGCACGAGcgtgccgcgccggccggcggcgtccgccaccgtgccggcggcgaggatggacgCGAGCATGAACACGTTCATCGACCCGG
The nucleotide sequence above comes from Oryza glaberrima chromosome 11, OglaRS2, whole genome shotgun sequence. Encoded proteins:
- the LOC127754196 gene encoding polyol transporter 5-like — protein: MASGGDDAAAPLLAAKHGGEPRRNTFAFACATLASMTTILMGYNLALMSGAELFIREDLGLADEQVEVLSGSMNVFMLASILAAGTVADAAGRRGTLVLANALLMAGALAMSLGGSYAALMAARFVTSVGVGFAVVVAPVYAVEISPASSRGVLSSLPEIFINAGILLSYVSNYALAGLPLRLGWRVMFAAGVVPPVFLAAGVLAMPESPRWLAMRGRDAEARAVLARTSDTPAEADLRLEEITRAVAAQAGVAGGVWRQLLVRPTPTVRRIMTNVMSLHFFQQASGIDVIVLYSPLVFKQAGMASNTSVLAATVAVGVVKTCSILVATLLSDRVGRRPLLLWSAAGMAVALASLALTLCVGAGAPSAAACVASAVAYVAAFSAGLGPVAPSYGSEIMPLRLRAQGAGVGVAVNRVTCGVLSMTFISVAGGITMAGCFFVYAGAAVAAWVFVYVRLPETRGRSLEDMDVLFTK